A section of the Akkermansia muciniphila genome encodes:
- a CDS encoding MDR family NADPH-dependent oxidoreductase: protein MNENHYAEFSECSMKPQDVLEYVSGPMPVPAEEEVLIRMKAAPINPADINFVQGVYGVKPVLPHSRAGLEGCGVVEESRAEGFRKGDEVILLRGVGSWSEHVAVPSVNVMKLPVKVDPVQAAMLKVNPLTALRMLEGFVSLVPGDWVVQNAANSGVGRCIIQLAREMGVKTVNFVRRPDELRDELTALGADLVVGEDDEDVVKKTLARLDGRRPVLASNAVGGESALRLMDMLAPGGSMVTYGAMSRKSIKVPNGFLIFKGIRLEGLWVTQWLKNAPVPDIEAAYDKLARLMADGRLVQAVDTVYPLSDVRQAVEKAQEEFRSGKVVLSMDRA, encoded by the coding sequence ATGAATGAAAATCATTATGCAGAGTTTTCCGAGTGCAGCATGAAGCCCCAGGATGTGCTGGAGTATGTTTCCGGTCCCATGCCGGTTCCAGCGGAAGAGGAAGTCCTGATCCGGATGAAGGCCGCTCCCATTAATCCGGCGGACATCAACTTTGTCCAGGGCGTGTACGGCGTGAAGCCCGTGCTCCCCCATTCCCGCGCCGGGCTGGAAGGCTGCGGGGTGGTGGAAGAGTCCCGCGCGGAGGGCTTCCGCAAGGGGGATGAGGTGATTCTGCTGAGGGGCGTGGGTTCCTGGAGCGAGCATGTGGCGGTTCCCTCCGTGAATGTGATGAAGCTTCCCGTGAAGGTGGATCCGGTCCAGGCCGCCATGCTGAAGGTTAATCCCCTGACGGCCCTGCGCATGCTGGAGGGGTTTGTGTCCCTGGTGCCGGGGGATTGGGTGGTGCAGAACGCCGCCAATTCCGGCGTGGGGAGGTGCATTATCCAGCTGGCCCGCGAGATGGGCGTCAAGACGGTGAATTTTGTGAGAAGGCCGGATGAATTAAGGGATGAACTGACCGCCCTGGGGGCCGACCTGGTGGTGGGAGAGGATGATGAGGACGTGGTGAAGAAGACGCTGGCCCGCCTGGACGGGAGAAGACCCGTGCTGGCCTCCAATGCCGTGGGCGGGGAAAGCGCCCTGCGCCTGATGGATATGCTGGCTCCCGGAGGCAGCATGGTGACGTATGGCGCCATGAGCAGGAAGAGCATCAAGGTGCCTAACGGGTTCCTGATTTTCAAGGGCATCAGGCTGGAGGGCCTGTGGGTGACGCAGTGGCTCAAGAATGCTCCGGTTCCGGATATTGAGGCCGCTTACGACAAGCTGGCGCGCCTGATGGCGGACGGCAGGCTGGTGCAGGCCGTGGATACCGTTTATCCGCTGAGCGACGTGCGCCAGGCCGTGGAAAAGGCCCAGGAAGAGTTCCGCAGCGGCAAGGTGGTATTGAGCATGGACCGTGCCTGA
- a CDS encoding glycoside hydrolase family 27 protein: MKISPLFISALMGAAVSATSGAEFPNPYPAAEPGVRLTPETSPAPSINGACVFGARPGSSVLFQVPVSGERPMKIQASGLPPGLKMTPGGLITGKAPAKRGEYKVTLEAANSLGKDSGEWVLKVGDELCLTPPMGWSSWYSFSEAVGQDNVLKTARLFVKLGLTNHGWNYINIDDCWQGVRGGKNGAIQPNKRFPDMKAMCSAIHAMGMKAGIYSTPWMGTYAGFIGGSAPNEKGDYTELTIPEKDRKQENQVFGGYPGVHRRKADRTGPVWFFDRDARQWAEWGFDYVKVDWNPNDVPTTERIRKALDASGRDIVLSLSNAAPYEQAEGLARQANLWRTTGDIEDHWGSVSRIGFSQERWQKHMRPGHWNDPDILQIGKLGKPNHANTTFVQTRLSPDEQYTHVTLWSLLSAPLIISCDLENIDSFTMGLLTNDEVIAVDQDPAARPARKAWHQGDFQVWTKELSDGSVAAGFFNTGGARGVLSVNLGELGLPDTYEVRDLWKRADQGEVKGKMSVELNSHGASMFRFIKKN; encoded by the coding sequence ATGAAAATCTCCCCGTTATTTATTTCCGCCCTGATGGGCGCTGCCGTCTCCGCGACCTCTGGCGCGGAATTTCCGAATCCTTATCCTGCCGCGGAACCCGGAGTGCGCCTGACGCCTGAGACGTCTCCCGCGCCCTCCATCAACGGAGCGTGCGTGTTTGGGGCAAGGCCAGGTTCCAGCGTGTTGTTCCAGGTTCCGGTTTCCGGGGAAAGGCCCATGAAGATTCAGGCGTCAGGACTTCCTCCGGGGCTGAAGATGACTCCGGGCGGCCTGATTACGGGGAAGGCTCCCGCAAAGAGGGGAGAATACAAGGTCACGCTGGAGGCGGCCAACAGCCTTGGGAAGGATTCCGGGGAATGGGTGCTGAAGGTAGGGGACGAGCTTTGCCTGACGCCTCCCATGGGGTGGAGCAGCTGGTATTCCTTCAGTGAGGCCGTGGGGCAGGACAACGTGCTCAAGACGGCCCGGCTGTTTGTTAAACTCGGATTGACCAACCATGGCTGGAATTACATTAACATTGACGATTGCTGGCAGGGGGTGCGCGGAGGGAAGAATGGCGCCATCCAGCCCAACAAGCGTTTTCCGGACATGAAGGCCATGTGCAGCGCCATCCATGCCATGGGAATGAAAGCAGGCATTTATTCAACCCCGTGGATGGGGACGTACGCCGGATTCATCGGCGGCAGCGCGCCCAACGAGAAGGGGGATTATACGGAACTGACCATTCCGGAGAAGGACCGCAAGCAGGAGAACCAGGTGTTTGGCGGCTATCCGGGAGTGCATCGGAGGAAGGCGGACCGCACGGGCCCCGTGTGGTTTTTTGACCGGGACGCCAGGCAATGGGCGGAATGGGGGTTTGATTATGTGAAGGTGGACTGGAACCCCAACGATGTGCCCACGACGGAACGCATCCGCAAGGCGCTGGACGCAAGCGGGCGGGACATCGTGCTGAGCCTTTCCAACGCCGCTCCGTATGAGCAGGCGGAGGGGCTGGCCAGGCAGGCCAACCTGTGGCGGACTACAGGGGATATAGAGGACCACTGGGGCAGCGTCAGCAGGATAGGTTTTTCCCAGGAACGCTGGCAGAAGCACATGCGCCCCGGGCATTGGAATGATCCGGATATTCTTCAGATCGGGAAGCTGGGGAAACCCAATCATGCCAATACCACGTTTGTGCAGACACGGCTCTCTCCGGATGAGCAGTACACGCACGTGACCCTGTGGTCCCTGCTGTCCGCTCCGCTGATTATTTCCTGTGATCTGGAGAACATTGATTCATTCACGATGGGCCTTCTTACGAATGACGAGGTGATTGCCGTGGACCAGGACCCGGCGGCCCGTCCGGCCCGCAAGGCGTGGCACCAGGGGGATTTCCAGGTTTGGACGAAGGAGCTGTCCGACGGCTCCGTGGCGGCGGGCTTTTTCAATACGGGAGGCGCCAGGGGCGTTCTGAGCGTGAACCTGGGGGAACTTGGCCTGCCGGATACGTATGAGGTGCGCGACCTCTGGAAGCGCGCCGACCAGGGCGAGGTGAAGGGGAAGATGTCCGTGGAGCTTAACAGCCACGGAGCTTCCATGTTCCGGTTCATCAAGAAGAACTGA
- a CDS encoding isoprenyl transferase yields MLTIPKEKLPVHIACIMDGNGRWAHSRHLPRQAGHRAGADTVEHCVDFCIDHGIPWLTLYAFSSENWNRPKMEVHALMILLHEFLKKRLSQMQEKGVRLRAIGDISRLPKRTQKLLQSSMEATRENTRLNLVLALSYGSRAEITGAARKIAEKAARGELHPDQVTEDLFNQHLDTAGMPEPDLLIRTSGEMRVSNFLLWQISYSELYVTDTLWPDFSDRDMEAALLDYSRRKRRFGAL; encoded by the coding sequence ATGCTTACCATTCCCAAGGAAAAACTGCCGGTTCATATTGCCTGCATCATGGACGGCAACGGGCGCTGGGCTCACAGCCGCCATCTGCCGCGCCAGGCAGGGCACCGTGCGGGGGCGGATACCGTGGAACACTGCGTGGACTTCTGCATTGACCACGGCATTCCCTGGCTTACCCTTTACGCCTTTTCCTCGGAAAACTGGAACCGCCCGAAAATGGAAGTTCATGCCCTGATGATCCTCCTGCATGAGTTCCTGAAAAAACGCCTCAGCCAGATGCAGGAAAAAGGCGTACGCCTCCGTGCCATCGGAGACATCTCCCGCCTGCCCAAACGCACCCAGAAGCTGCTTCAATCCAGCATGGAGGCCACCAGGGAAAACACCAGGCTCAACCTGGTTCTGGCCCTCTCCTACGGCAGCAGGGCGGAAATCACCGGCGCCGCCAGAAAAATTGCGGAAAAAGCCGCCCGGGGGGAACTCCACCCGGACCAAGTCACGGAAGACCTCTTCAACCAGCACCTGGACACCGCCGGCATGCCGGAACCGGACCTGCTCATCCGCACCTCCGGGGAAATGCGCGTCTCCAACTTCCTGCTCTGGCAGATCAGTTATTCGGAACTCTATGTGACAGACACGCTGTGGCCGGACTTCAGCGACCGGGACATGGAAGCCGCCCTGCTGGACTATTCCCGCAGAAAGCGCCGCTTCGGCGCGCTCTGA
- a CDS encoding DUF3592 domain-containing protein → MFSQTAERWRDFFSVPWFGWYWLLAWVMAGLSLYSMWQAGDFFLEKSRFARKGLCTEGTVRNITEDTVKLWSRSRAMGTSGPSLDIWAPEVRFLPQTGEGEVVFQSPAFLFWSAYSRGDRVTVCYPPERPEDARVADSFIWWPETRGALWLMAFLLAGGTVLLRKRDVRSSVGA, encoded by the coding sequence TTGTTTTCCCAGACTGCGGAACGCTGGAGGGATTTTTTCAGCGTTCCGTGGTTCGGGTGGTATTGGCTGCTGGCCTGGGTGATGGCGGGGCTGAGCCTTTATTCCATGTGGCAGGCCGGTGATTTTTTTCTGGAAAAGAGCCGCTTTGCCCGGAAGGGCCTGTGTACGGAGGGGACGGTGCGGAACATCACGGAGGATACGGTGAAGTTGTGGAGCCGTTCGCGGGCCATGGGGACGTCCGGTCCCTCTCTGGACATATGGGCGCCGGAAGTGCGGTTCCTGCCGCAGACCGGGGAGGGGGAAGTGGTGTTCCAGTCTCCAGCCTTTCTATTCTGGTCTGCCTATTCCCGGGGGGACCGGGTGACGGTCTGCTACCCGCCGGAACGTCCGGAAGACGCCCGTGTGGCGGACAGCTTCATCTGGTGGCCGGAAACGCGCGGGGCCCTGTGGCTGATGGCGTTTCTGCTTGCCGGAGGAACGGTCCTGCTGAGGAAGAGGGACGTACGGAGTTCCGTAGGCGCGTAA
- the rpmB gene encoding 50S ribosomal protein L28, with protein sequence MSRICIIRGTMPHKGRRIHRSGLAKKKGGIGRHVTKTVNRTVFPNLQEKRIWVPELGQFVKMKISAKALRTINKNGAYNTLKKVGLL encoded by the coding sequence ATGTCCCGAATTTGCATCATCCGAGGCACCATGCCTCACAAAGGTCGTCGTATCCATCGCTCCGGTCTTGCCAAGAAAAAGGGCGGTATTGGTCGTCACGTCACTAAGACTGTCAATCGTACCGTTTTCCCCAATCTCCAGGAAAAACGCATCTGGGTTCCTGAACTGGGCCAGTTCGTTAAAATGAAGATTTCCGCCAAGGCGCTGCGTACGATTAACAAGAACGGTGCTTACAATACTCTTAAAAAGGTAGGTCTCCTGTAA
- a CDS encoding DNA topoisomerase IV subunit B, whose translation MAYDENSIKTLDWREHIRMRPGMYIGKLGDGTSPDDGIYVLLKEVIDNSIDEFVMGYGKKITIDVTPDGLCEVRDFGRGIPLGKLLDCAAKINTGAKYDSDAFKKSVGLNGVGIKAVNALSDFFEIQAYRDGETRSYQFCRGEEIPRGRKDGATEEPNGTRTAFHADADIFPVNTQFRPEYIEKMCRYYSYLNKGLALHYNGRRYVSKNGLLDLLTEAMSEEPLYPIIHLEGHDIEVAFTHGGQYGEEHYSFVNGQHTTQGGTHQAAFREAIVKTLRDFYKKNYEAGDIRSSLVAAISIKVKEPVFESQTKTKLGSNTISPEGETIRTFVGNFIARELDNYLHKNPETAKALEAKIKDSERDRKELSGIQKLARENARKAKIHNKNLRDCRVHYNSKHARAGETTLFITEGISASGSITTARDAEIQAVFSLRGKPLNSFGMSRKVVYENEEFNFLQHALNIENGLEDLRYDKVVIATDADDDGMHIRILLMTFFIQFFPELIREGHLFILQTPLFRVRNKQQTIYCYSDAEREAAIALLGKNPEITRFKGLGEISPQEFKAFIGDGMRLDRVRLEDSHKVKDLLSFYMGKNTRERQEYILKNLRVELDPVMD comes from the coding sequence ATGGCCTACGACGAAAACAGCATTAAAACCCTGGACTGGAGGGAGCACATCCGCATGCGTCCGGGGATGTACATCGGCAAACTGGGCGACGGCACCTCTCCGGACGACGGCATTTACGTCCTGCTGAAGGAAGTTATCGACAACTCGATTGACGAATTCGTCATGGGCTACGGCAAGAAAATCACGATTGACGTGACTCCGGACGGCCTGTGCGAGGTGCGCGACTTCGGCCGCGGCATTCCCCTGGGCAAACTGCTGGACTGCGCCGCCAAGATTAATACCGGAGCCAAGTACGACAGCGACGCCTTCAAGAAATCCGTGGGTCTCAACGGCGTGGGCATCAAGGCGGTCAACGCCCTTTCCGACTTCTTTGAAATCCAGGCCTACCGGGACGGGGAAACCCGCTCCTACCAGTTCTGCCGCGGGGAGGAAATCCCCAGGGGGCGGAAGGACGGCGCCACGGAGGAACCCAACGGCACGCGCACGGCGTTCCATGCGGATGCGGACATTTTCCCGGTAAACACGCAGTTCCGTCCGGAATACATTGAAAAAATGTGCCGGTACTACTCCTACCTCAACAAGGGGCTGGCCCTGCACTACAACGGACGCCGCTACGTCTCCAAAAACGGCCTTCTGGACCTGCTCACGGAGGCCATGAGCGAGGAGCCGCTGTACCCCATCATCCACCTGGAAGGGCATGACATCGAGGTGGCCTTCACCCATGGCGGCCAGTACGGGGAAGAGCACTACTCCTTTGTCAACGGGCAGCATACCACGCAGGGGGGCACGCACCAGGCGGCTTTCCGGGAAGCCATCGTCAAAACGCTGAGGGACTTTTACAAAAAGAACTATGAGGCCGGGGACATCCGCTCCTCCCTCGTGGCCGCCATCTCCATCAAGGTGAAGGAACCCGTCTTTGAATCCCAGACCAAGACCAAGCTGGGATCCAACACCATCAGCCCGGAGGGGGAAACCATCCGCACCTTCGTAGGCAACTTCATTGCCAGAGAGCTGGACAACTACCTGCACAAGAATCCGGAAACGGCCAAAGCGCTGGAAGCCAAGATCAAGGACTCCGAACGCGACCGCAAGGAACTCTCCGGCATCCAGAAGCTGGCGCGTGAAAACGCCCGCAAGGCAAAAATCCATAACAAGAACCTCCGGGACTGCCGCGTGCACTACAACTCCAAGCACGCCCGCGCGGGGGAAACCACCCTGTTCATCACGGAAGGCATCTCCGCCTCCGGCTCCATCACCACAGCGCGCGACGCGGAAATCCAGGCGGTCTTCTCCCTGCGGGGCAAGCCCCTGAACTCCTTCGGCATGAGCCGCAAGGTCGTCTATGAAAACGAGGAATTCAACTTCCTCCAGCATGCCCTGAACATTGAAAACGGGCTGGAAGACCTGCGCTATGACAAAGTGGTCATCGCCACGGACGCCGATGACGACGGCATGCACATCCGCATCCTGCTGATGACCTTCTTCATCCAATTCTTCCCGGAACTGATCCGGGAGGGCCACCTCTTCATCCTTCAAACGCCCCTCTTCCGCGTGCGCAACAAGCAGCAGACCATTTACTGCTACTCGGACGCGGAACGGGAAGCGGCCATCGCCCTGCTGGGGAAAAACCCGGAAATTACCCGTTTCAAGGGTCTTGGGGAAATCTCCCCCCAGGAATTCAAAGCCTTCATCGGGGACGGAATGCGCCTGGACCGCGTGCGTCTGGAAGATTCCCACAAGGTGAAAGACCTCCTTTCCTTCTACATGGGGAAAAATACGCGCGAAAGGCAGGAATACATCCTGAAAAACTTGCGTGTTGAACTGGACCCGGTCATGGACTAG
- a CDS encoding mannose-1-phosphate guanylyltransferase — protein MNQYALILAGGSGTRFWPLSRDHRPKQLLNMFGEGTLLRQAIDRLDGLVPRQNIFILTNHLQEAEVRRQAPDIPASNIISEPVRRDTAPAIALGIGLIKAADPHGVMLVIPSDQLIQDQAAFRSLMKAAMDTAAREKALVTVGIKPTWPCPSYGYIERGEETGSAPGCSCREVVQFREKPDTATAAAYLDQGNFCWNAGMFVWSIPTVCEQLDKHCPELASFVEHIAESPDKQETLREEFPELTPISIDFALMENADRVLNFEATFDWDDVGSWISVANYLEDHSRNSANTDLTVQDASGNIVFSQRGDKHVALLGVENLIVVETADAILIADKNKADEIKKIVNQLPDDLR, from the coding sequence ATGAACCAATACGCTCTCATTTTAGCCGGCGGAAGCGGCACCCGTTTCTGGCCGCTTTCACGGGACCACCGCCCCAAGCAGCTCCTGAACATGTTCGGAGAAGGAACCCTCCTCCGCCAGGCCATCGACAGGCTGGACGGCCTGGTGCCCCGGCAGAACATCTTCATCCTGACCAACCACCTTCAGGAAGCGGAAGTGCGCCGGCAGGCCCCGGACATCCCCGCAAGCAACATCATCTCCGAGCCCGTGCGCCGGGACACCGCCCCCGCCATCGCCCTGGGCATCGGCCTCATCAAGGCGGCGGACCCGCACGGAGTCATGCTCGTCATCCCCTCGGACCAGCTCATTCAGGACCAGGCGGCCTTCCGCTCCCTGATGAAAGCCGCCATGGATACGGCGGCCCGGGAAAAGGCGCTCGTCACCGTGGGCATCAAGCCCACCTGGCCGTGCCCCTCCTACGGCTACATTGAACGCGGGGAGGAAACAGGCTCCGCTCCGGGATGCTCCTGCCGGGAAGTCGTCCAGTTCCGGGAAAAGCCGGACACGGCTACAGCCGCCGCCTACCTGGACCAGGGGAACTTCTGCTGGAATGCCGGCATGTTCGTCTGGAGCATTCCCACCGTGTGCGAGCAGCTTGACAAGCACTGCCCGGAGCTGGCCTCCTTCGTGGAACACATCGCGGAATCCCCGGACAAGCAGGAAACCCTCCGTGAGGAATTCCCGGAACTCACGCCCATCTCCATTGACTTCGCGCTGATGGAAAACGCGGACCGGGTGCTGAACTTTGAAGCCACCTTTGACTGGGATGACGTAGGCTCATGGATCTCCGTAGCCAACTATCTGGAAGACCACAGCCGGAACAGCGCCAACACGGACCTTACCGTGCAGGACGCCTCCGGAAACATCGTCTTTTCCCAGCGCGGGGACAAGCACGTGGCCCTGCTGGGCGTGGAAAACCTGATCGTCGTGGAGACGGCGGACGCCATCCTCATTGCGGATAAAAACAAGGCGGACGAAATTAAAAAAATCGTCAACCAGCTCCCGGACGATCTCAGATGA
- the ruvX gene encoding Holliday junction resolvase RuvX — MTPQHPALGIDYGEARIGIAATDPVGIMAHPVETIHRHKTDGVTRIVQLVQERGIRTLVLGIPVRMDGTEGTAAAKVRAFGKELAAALPGLPMIFMDECLTTVIAQEKLHAAGKKEKSFRPIIDQVAAVEILSTWLDSTLG; from the coding sequence ATGACTCCCCAGCATCCGGCCCTGGGCATTGACTACGGAGAAGCCCGCATCGGCATAGCCGCTACGGACCCCGTAGGAATCATGGCCCATCCCGTGGAAACCATCCACAGGCACAAAACGGACGGCGTCACCCGCATCGTCCAGCTCGTGCAGGAGCGGGGAATCCGCACCCTGGTGCTGGGCATCCCCGTGCGCATGGACGGCACGGAAGGAACCGCCGCCGCCAAGGTCCGCGCCTTCGGCAAGGAACTGGCCGCCGCACTTCCCGGCCTGCCGATGATATTCATGGACGAATGCCTTACGACCGTCATCGCCCAGGAAAAACTGCACGCCGCCGGGAAAAAGGAAAAAAGCTTCCGCCCCATCATCGACCAGGTGGCCGCCGTGGAAATCCTCAGCACATGGCTTGATTCCACGCTTGGCTGA